The Haliaeetus albicilla chromosome 23, bHalAlb1.1, whole genome shotgun sequence nucleotide sequence GTATGCCTGCATGCACACACCTATCTGCGTGTGCACTGCACTCACATCCACGTATGCGAACATACACATACAGAGACAGGAATACATGCATATGCACACATAGGTACATCCACGTgtgtacacacatatacatacccacatataaacacacacacatctatACATGCATAGAGGTACATACGCACAAGCACACACATACTTCCCATGCACATACATaatcatacacacacacacacacacgggcacagacatatacatatatatatatatacctaCATGTGGAGGCACAGGTAGACATGTGTGCATGCGCACAAACACTCACACGCACACAGGTGTACCAGCAGCATGCAGGTGCGGTGGGCTCCTGGGGACCCCAGCACCCCTTGCCCCAGGGACCTGTGTGGGCGGGTGGGGGCCAAGCGGGTGCTGTGGCAGACCCAGCACCCATTGGTGAGAGGCAGGAGCCTGCAGATGCCATGTGCCACCCTGGTGCACACATGGCCCTGGCGCCCGTGCAACCTGTCTTTGCACAGGCAGTCAGGGGAAGGAAGCTGCTGGATGCAAGCAAGGGGGCAGCAAGTTTATTGCCTGCACAGAGCATCTGGGGTGACTGAGCCACAGTGTTGCCCCAGGGAGCTTGGGGGCACAGTCCTTCCCCAGCCGAGCTCTGCGGGGCATGCGGCCGCCAAGGAGTCCTGTCTCGGCAGTGAGCACATGGCGCACCCCGGTCTCCGGTGGTCCCAGTACAGGGTGGACTTTCCTGGGGTTGCTGGTGGCTGTCAGCACTCATACTGTGGTGGGGCACAGCGCCCGGCCCTGTGAGGCAGAGCAGCCATGAATGCTGTGCCAGAATCCCAtcgctggggtgggggcacccggggtggggggcaaaGCTGGGCTTTTCTGGGGCTTGGTCACAGGGGGTGCCCAGGCTGGGGGCACTGAGACTGGGAGACACTGGGACTGGGGTGCACGGGAGGTCCCTGGGCTGAGGGCAACGGGGAGTGGTgtaggggtgggggggtcccagagTGGGGAACTCCCAAAGCTGAGGACGCTGGTGGGGTTGGGGTACTTGTGGGGCCCCACAGCCGGGGGCATCGGGGCACatggggggtcccagggctggAGACACTGTGGGGATGGAGATACATGCAGGGTCCCAGGGACACAGGCTAGGCTGGGCAGGGGGTGACACGGGGGATGGGCAGGGGTCTCTGCTCACCTGCAGGCCCTGGTGACGCACTCGAGGCTGTGCCGGCAgtgggcacccaggggtctaCTGCCCACCATCCTCCAGAACGGTGTCATGCGGGGCAGCCGGGGGGCCACGTGCCCCCCTGACCCCTGGGGCTCCTGTAGCACCCAGACGGgtggatggggcaggggggcaggtGCTgagccccccggcccccagcgCCCGCCCCCTGTGCCCGGACCCACCTGGAGGGAGCTTGGGAGAAgcaagaggagggagaggagcagcaccAGGCCAGTGGCAGTGCTCAGGGGGGCATGGGGGGCCCCGCTGGCCCTGCCACCTCTGCCAGTGTCCGGTGCGACTGGGGCTGAGGCTGCCATGGTGCCGTCAACTCCACCGTCTGGTGCCTCCACTGGGCACTGCTCCTCCCCGGTCACGGCCCTGCACAAATATTTGAGTGGCCCCAGGTGGCGGGACAGCCCCTTGTCACTCCCtgcgcccccctccccccccagctgggGGCTGCCAGCAACTCTGTGGGGCATCTATGGGGCACCCATGACGTGTCCGGTGCCTGGGCATCACTATCTGCCTCCACCTACAGCCCCCAGCAGGGTGCCCGGGGGGCAGCTGCACTCTGCAGCTGAGTGAACTCCACACCTGGTGCCCCAATGCCATGCCTGGCCCAGATTTGCCCCAACACTGCTAGGGCATGTGGAGCAGGtcaccccctccctgcctggtGTCACCACAGAGGATGGGGTGTGCAAGGTGGCAGTGCCCACTTGGgatgggcagcaggaggggTAGTGAATGGGGACCCGGTGGAGACAGAGCAAAGCCCCAGTGGGGGTTttggggcaggagaaggggctggGAGTGGTGCAGGAAGGGGCAGGGATGTGCTGGCTGGCctgggggagagcagggggccggtgcagcccccagcacggccagcagccctgcaggcaaGACCCCTGCCAGATCACAGGGTGGGGACATGTCCCCAAAGCCAGGGCTCCTGGTGCTCCCCGCAGGGCTGGTGCCAGTGGGGTGCCAGGCTGTGCCAGAGGGGCTCACACAGCTGTGGGACCTGCAGGAAAAGCCACCCCCCAAGGTGCACCATGGCACTGGGCTGGGGCCCTGCACCCTccacccagctctgccctggcagccccagcactgaCACAGGCACAGTGCCAGGGTCAGCCGGGGACAGCAGCTCTTTCCCTGAACGTCCCTTTAGCAGTGCCTGCCCCGCCACCAGTGCAGAGGAGATTACACTGCTCGAGCAGCCCCTCAGTGCTTGGGGGTGCCCTGGGAAGCAGTCCAGCCCAACAGGCACAAGAGCCCACCAGCATGGTGCGTATGAGGACACAGGGCTGGGACAGACAAACCTCAGTGGCCACCTGCCTCCAGGCACCCAGCAGGTCCAAGGGGTGCCCACAGCAGGCTGGGGTGTGGGTCCCTGCCAGGTGCAGCACCGGGCGCTGGCATCCAGTGGTGCCCAGAGCTGAGTGTGCCCAGCTCCCATACCTTTCATCATCACTCGCCTGGATGAGTCAACACTGCACGCTTAATGATTGACAAGGGAAAAATCTTCCCGCGGGGTCAAGTCTGCGAGCTTccaaaaaagcagaagacattCCCCTCTCCACAGCCTCCTGGCTGGAGAGGGCCAGGATGCAGCCAACTGGGGACaaggggcaggagaggagcctGGGGCTCTGCAGCTTCTCACTCTGCCAGGATAGGGGAGAAAGTCTGGGGCTGGTGGGtaggggagggatgggggctgGCAAcaccctgccccacagcaaACACCCACAGGACAGAAGGAATGCTGAAACATCCCCATGGAGCTCAGACCAGCAATAACAGATGCGGCTGGAGGCAAAGCAAGAGATGAGACCCTAGCAAGAGCCATGAGCTGCAGATGCAGAGGCAGTACCCAGCTGGCAGGTGGCAGTGCCACCAAGCATTGGGGACAAGGATTACAACTGCCACCCATGCCTCGCTGCTCAAAGAAGGGGAACTTTGCCCCAGCTTTGCAAACACAGGGCATCGTGCCCAGGAACAGGCAGGTTTGCCTACAGACACCTTCCCAAAATAACCCTGGCAGCTGAATGCTTTGGCCACAGTGACAGACAGCCCAGGCTCCCCAGGAGCTGCCCCATATAGAGGGATGTGGCATATCTcttgtccccagccccactgaggcagctgcctgcagccacatCTGGTCTCCCCTGCACCAGGGCAGGTCTACACTCCAGGGGAGCCTCTtttcccagctcctgcttcaACCAGCTGGGATTTACACCCTGCAcactgcagggagcagcaccCATCCCCTCCAGTGCAGGCACAAGGGTGGCTGCACAGTGACACAGTCTATGCTAGCCTGTCCCGGGGGCACCCACTGCACCCCGGGGACAGAGCAAGAACAAGCCCAGATGGTCTTTAGCAAAATCcatcaatttatttatttacacagTCAGCAATAAATAGAGGAAAGACAGGTGGCAGGGGTGCCAGGAGTGGGACCGACCCCTCCAGGAACAGGCCGAAAGCCCAGCAGAGCCCAAGCCCTATGGGACAGCAAGGGTGCGAGAAGGCAGAGGGACACCGCGACAGGGGTCCAACCCCTGGGATAGGATGAGACCCAAGCCCTGCTTGAGGGCAAGCCAAAGAGGTGAAGGACAGGGGTGGCAGAGGAAGCAgtgggcagagcccagcacaggcagctgcctggccCCCACTACTGGGAGCAGAGCTAGCAGCTCAGGTCCCTCCAGTTTTCACAGCCCCCCAGAGCAGAactgcaggggaggagaggggctttTCCCCCCACAGCCCAATTCCCAGCTGGGTGAGATGCCGCTACAGCTGGGACTAGACAGGATGGGGTGCTTGTGAGCTGGGAAGGAATCCCACAGGCAGGGTTGCAGCAGATACTGATGGCACCAGCTTGGTGCCAAGCATGGGGACACCTGGACCACTTGCCCTTCCTGCCCTGGCTCCATCAAGAGACCCCCAGCCACCTATTAAGAGCTTTGTGCTCCAGTCCAGGGACCCAGCTCTTCTCTGGGAGCATCAGGCAaagcccccctgccccccaaaaacAGGCAGTGGCCGTGGGGCTGCAGGAAGGACAGATGCCACGGGGCAactgccccagcacaggctcCTGCCTTTAAAAACCTACAATTTACATAAAACTGCCATTGTAAAACCTTCCCACAGAGCAGCACCATGCAAGGAGGGGGGACGAACCCACCCCAGGCAGAGCAAGACAAACCCTAAAGTCCAGATCcagcagggacaggcagagccTGGGGGTGATGTGCCAGGGCAGCGGGCATTACCGGCAGGTACAGGACTCAGCAATCATGTTCTCATACTCCTTGTAGAGGATGCCACCGTCGCGCTCGATCATGAGGACACTGATGGGGCTGTAGCGGTAGGGGACACAGGAGGGCCGGGGCACGTTGGCATCCACCAGCTGATGGACGAAGCTCTGCACCACGGCATGGTTGGGTGCATGGTAGTCGTAGCGGAGCAGGCGGGGACAGGCACCCTTGCAGTAACGCGGGTTGTAGCGGTGGGGAGCAATGATCCAGtggtcccagcccagctgggcGAAGCTGACAGGGAAGGGGCGCAGGGAACAGTcactcttctcccctccctgctcccgcAGGTAGCTGGGCAGGTCATGGGCCAGCGTCCCTGTGTCACGCCGGTGCCGGTggggctctgctgctggaggtgccAGGCCAGCCTGGGTGTCGTTGAGgtagaggaggaggaaggggtggCTGGGGGCCACTGGGGCATCGCGGCCCCCTGCCCGACCGGCACGCACACAGACATGCTGCAGCACCAGGCTCACTGCACTGCCATTCCCCAGCACCAGGTAGGGGGTGACGTCCACTTCGGCCCAGCCATGGCGGGGatgggcagcagggctgagcagagctgcaggtgcCTCACTGGTGGTCAGCAGCTCCAGGGCACAGAGAAGGCGACCATGGGCCAGCGGCAGGCTGGGCAGGTAGACCACGGTGGCTCGGAGGAGGTGCTCGGCATCAGGCTGGCCCTCCAGGCGGTAGGTGAGGGGCTGCACATACCAGCGACCTGCGGGGAAGCAGCAGTCAGTGCCCCCCTAGTATGGCACAGCAGGCACCATGCCAGCACAGCCTTCTCCCATGGTGCTGCCACAGCCCCCGCACAGCGCAGCAGAGCCTGTAGCATCACCACCCTCAAAGCCCGCGACAGCCAGGTGCCCCAGCGCAAGGCAGGAGCCTCAGCAAGCAGCAGCCATGTGCTGCAGCTTACCGGCGGGGTAAAGGGCAGAGTAGCTGGGACAATTCCCATCCTCTGCACCAACACCACTGGCCTGGCACAGCATCAGTCAggatgggaaggggagaggggcaTGGGGGGCTAGTGATGCCCTTGCCCATCTCACCCCTGCGGCAGGGAGAGCCTGAGCCCCCTGCCAAGGGGGATCCTATGGCCAAGGGCAGCCCCACAGGGCACAGGACATGCCAGCCCTGGCTGTGACActggaaagagggggaaggaggaaggcagggctCAAGCTCACCCCACTGGCTCTGCTAAGTCCCCGTACCGCCCTTGGTGCCCACCTGCTCCTTACCTGCCCAGGGCTGACCCCCATGGGAACCGGCCTGGACCAGGCGGACTGTGTTGGTGCCGAGGCTGCGGCCACGGCGGGGTCGCCCTTCACGGTCAGCGGCATGCCGGTACAGGTTCAGCATGTAGCGCAGGGGCTGCCCACTTGCTGGCCCTGCTCGCCAGTCCCAGCTGTCTGGTGCCTGCATTTGCAGGGCCTGCagaaggggcaggggggggacgGCAGGCAGGGAGCCGGGGGGCAGCAGAGACCGGTTTGCAGCCCAGGAAAGGAGcacagcgaggaggaggaggaggaggctggtgAAGGGATGGAGCAAAGCCATGAtagatgggggtggggggggtgagcagggcaaggcagggctggcagcaggatTAGGGGGAGCCTGCAGTCATGCTTCTTCCCCCTGGAAAGACAGGGCTGGTCTCAGGCACCAGCAAAAGGAGACCCCAGGGTGCTGCCAGCTGCTATCAAGCCAGGATAACCATGCCAGCTGCTTCAGCTTAGCACAGGAACAGAaaagtggggggcaggggggctctATGCAAAAAGAGGTGCAAATTCCAGACTACAACCCAGACCAGGGGCAAAGCCAGCCAGCCAGGAGCCTGGCTACAGGGGCAGTAAAGGTGCCAGGACAGGGGAGTGGGGAAGGAGAGTGaagtggggtgggtggggaggacCAGCTCGCTCAGCCCACCTGCTTCTGGccagcctcctcctgcagggTAAGAGGTCCTGGACCCCAGGGCCCATTTTAAAGGCATGGCCCCAATCAGGGTTTAAAGGGCCAGGAACTCCCTGGGTCCCAGGGGAGGGGGGCTAGAGGCCAGCGGCATGCTCCGCTGCCGTGAGAGCCCCTCCAGCTCCCCTCCACCCCATGCCAACTCTCTGGCAGTGGGCTTGGCATCTTCGTGCCCATTGCTGCAAGCTGGTATGCACTGCCCAGAGCAGGCACAGAGCCTGGGGGTCTGCTCCCAGACCTGGCCCCATGGCACAGCCAGGCTGCCCAGTGCCTCACTTTCCCTGGCTGAGAGATGGGCATCAAGCCCAGGGACCGCGGCACTGGGGCACACAGCTGGGCAGAGCGACCTGGAACCCAGCGGCACTGAGTGTGGCTGGGTCAGCCGGTGGTACCCACACCGCGGGCAGCACCATGCCCGCAGCTTCACTGGGCTTGGCAGTCCCAGCTCAGAGGTCTTTCTGCCAGCACCTGCCCAAGGCTGAGGAATTGCAACAGTCATGCCCACCCTCTTGCTGGCACGGGTCATTTGAGGCATTGCCCTCCCAGGGGACattgccccccagccccagtgctgCTCAGTGGCTCCGTGGTGCTTGCCCGAGGCAGACTCCAGGGGTGCACCACAGAGCAGGGTGCGGGCAGCCGCAGCCCATGCCCCCGGCAGAGCAACTGGCGCAGTGCCCAGCCTCATAGGACACTGCTGCTCTactgctgggctggagggggctggagggggtggACACTCTGGTTGGGAACCACTGGTGCAGGCACAGGGATacagggggagctgggggaggtGTGTTGATGCCTGCCTTGCCCTGGGTGCTGCCCACCCTTCCCAGTGCCAGCCGGGCACAGCAATAAGGGCTGGTAGGGCCATatgggggggtgcaggggggaaTGAGGTGCTTAATGGGGTGTGGGGCCACGTGATGAGCCAGGGTGCAGAGCCCTCACGCCTGGCCAGGCAGCCCTGGTTACTCATTTGGGAAAGGGCACGGGGGCAGCCGAGCCTGGTGGAAGCTGGGAAAAGTCCAGGAATGGCAGGAGCCAGCCATGAGTGGGGGGCACAGTGAGGGGGGTGGCAGGGCCACGGGGGAGAGCAGGAGAGTCAGGCCGGGATGGACATGTCGAGGCTGTGCGAAGGAGGGTAGGCTCCAGCTCCACAAACAGCCCAGGGACTGCCCCATCCCCATGGGACTGCCCTGGGACCCCTGGTGCAAGGACAGGGCACATGTACtaggctgcctgcagctgggctgggcagggctgggcagggttCAAGGCAGGCACCGGTGGACTGGGGGCTGCCAAGAAAAACTCACGGGACCCTTCTGTGCAGGGGCTGAGCAACCCCGGGTGTACCTCGCCAACCTGGTACAGCAAGCCCACCCTCCCGGGCCGCGGCGCTGCACTGCCCAGCCTGCAGGCAGCCGGGGGGCCGCAGGCgttgctggcagggcagagctttctgggctggctGCGCTGTCTGGGAAGGAGATGAGTAAGAGCCGGGGCCCCGGGCGGGAAGGGGAGGAGCAGGACTCCTGGGCTCCCCGGGGAACCAGTGCCGATCCACTCCCACCGCCCCCAGCTGCCGcctgctgccaccttcccctgcctcagtttccccaaagGGGCACAGCAGCCTCTCCTGGACCCGGTGGGGGAAAGGTGGAGGTGAAGCACAGCCATACTGCCATGCGTGCCCCACGGTGCCCAGCAGGACAGGGTGGGGGCCAGAACGGGCAGGCCAGACAGGAGCCGGCAGCGTGTGCTCGCCCGCAGGCAGCGGGGCTCAGGGCGCCAGCGTGATTGCTGGGGTGGGGTGCCGCAAGGAGCCtcctgccctggggagctgTGGCAGGTGCTGCATCACCCCACTGCCACTCGAGCAGGCACCCCCTCGCACTCACGTGAGCACTGGCAAACTACCAGCCACGCCGCACTGCcatgctgggctgagctgtcctAAGCTGAGCTGTGCCAGGCTGAGCTGTGCTGAGCTGGCCCTAATGGTGCTGGTCCCTGGCGGCACCATATTGTGCTGGGCCAAACTGGGTTGTATGGTGCTGAACGGTGCCAGGCCAAGCTAAGCCAGGCCAGGCCATGCTGTAACGAGCTGAACTGTGCCAGCCCTGCTTGTCCATGTCAACCCGAGCTGAACTGCACTGAGTGAAACTGGGCCAGGCCAAGTGGAGCCAAACCAGGTCAGGCTCCTGGCTGTGCCATGCTGTACCAAACTGAACCGTGCCAGCCCCGTGTTGTGCCATGCTGAACTGGGCCAAGCCAGAATGTGCCAACCCAGCTATGCTGCACTGAACCATGCTGCGCCAAGCCATGCTGGGCCAGCCAACCGATGCTGGCCCCATTGCCATCCTACGCTGAGCTGAGGCAAATtgagctgggctgagctgtgctgtgctgtgctgaacTGAACTGTGCCAGCCCTCCATGTCATGCCATGCTGGGCTGAGCTGCACTGAGTCGAAccatgctggctgggctgtGCCAAGCTGAGCCAAGCAGCGCAGTGTATGTCCCTGGGCCAAGCTGTGCCGTGCCAAGCCAAGCTGAGCTGAGTAGCAtggtgctgtgctgtgccattGTGTGCCGAGCCATGCCATGAGCTGAGCCATGCCAAGCTGTGCCATGACCCGTGCTCAGCCGTGGCATGCCGAGCTGCGCCGAGCCGTGTCCTGCCCTGCCGAGCCGGGCCGTGCCGAGCCGATCGCCGCCGTCCCCCCGCGCCTCATTGGCGGCGGCGGAGCAGCCCCGGTgccgggccggccccgccccgccccgccgctcgGCTCCGCGCCGCTCagcccgggcgggcgggggtGTCATTTCCTCCGCCgtgcggggccgggccgggccgggccgggccgggatGGGGGGGTAGCAGCAGCGGTAGCGGCTATGGAGCGGGCCGAGGGCCGGCCCGGCGCCCCCCAGTACGTGCACGTGCAGCTGCAGGGGGGCGCGCCCTGGGGCTTCACGCTGCGCGGCGGGCTGGAGCACGGCGAGCCCCTCATCGTCTCCAAGGTAGGCGCCGCCGGGCGCGGTCCCGCGTGGGCTCCGCGGCGTCCCCCCGCGAGGGGCCTCCGACCCGTGGCGGGGCGCGGGACGCGGGGAGACACCCGGTGCGCGGCGGCGCTGGGAGCCCCGGCCGTGGGGTCGCGTGtcccggcgcggcggggcgggggcggggccgtcACCCGCATCCACGTCCCCCCGCGACCCGCCACCCCGAGCCGCGGGGGAGAGTGGGAGCGGGGGCCGTGGGGGCCGAGGGGGCGGAGGGACAGCCCAGGCCCGGCGGCAGGAAGAAATTCCTCCGGCACATCCGttgggccggcggcgggggcggcccccACGTCCCCCCCGGTCCCGTCCCCCGTGGCGCagccgggcggcgggcgggcgggcagccccCCTTTGTGTGCCCACCCGCGCGTGCCGCGCCCACGGGCACCCCCGGGACTGGGCTCTGCGGGGACGTTGGGGGCCACGGCGGGTGGGACCGGAGtccgccccgtcccgtcccggcGTCCCCGAAACGCTTGGGCAGGGCCGTGCCCGGGACGGGGGGGCTGGTGTCGGGGTGCGGTGCCGAGCGGTGCAGGCGCAGGGCCCGGCCGCCCGCGTTCCTTCCGCAGCCGGGAGCGGGGAGCGCGCGGGTGGGGCCCCACGGCCGCGACGTCCCGCCGCGCAGGGGGTCGCCGGTTCCCGTGGCCCCGCCGGGGCATCACCCTCCCGGGAAGCGCGCTGGAAGCCGGGCAGCAGCCGGGGGTGCCCCAGCGCCCCGTCCCCCCGTGGAGCCCGGCCCAGCCCCTGTCACCGGGTGGTTTGGCCGCCTGCCCGCCCGGTGCCACCGTCCTGCCGGGGCCAGGGTGCTGGCGGGCCGGGCTGCGCCGCGGCCCCAgggctgcctccctgccccgAGCCGGGCTGCCTGCCCCCCCGGGGCCCTCCACGCCCCGCGCCGGGACGCGGGCAGCGTGGTCTGGCTGGGGGAGCTGGAAGAGTGGCTCCGGTCCTTGCCCTGCGCCCTGGGGTGGCACCGCCggcgggggggagccgggggccctgccgggggcggaggggggagcccgccgcccgccccccgaCTCGCTGCAGGGCCTCGAGGCGGTGGGTCCCGGTGGGTCTGccggctgctggaggaggcgatgggggggggcagcaggggataGTCCCCACCGCTGCTgagaacgggggggggggaggtgtccttgcgggccggggggtgccggcccccgcgccccccgGGCCGTGCCGCTGCCACCGCGTGTGCTCTGCAGACAAAGGGGGCTTGTTCCAGCTCTCTGTGCATTCAGGGGAGGGTCCCCCGGGgcgcccgctccgccgccgctgCGGC carries:
- the BMP15 gene encoding bone morphogenetic protein 15; this translates as MALLHPFTSLLLLLLAVLLSWAANRSLLPPGSLPAVPPLPLLQALQMQAPDSWDWRAGPASGQPLRYMLNLYRHAADREGRPRRGRSLGTNTVRLVQAGSHGGQPWAGRWYVQPLTYRLEGQPDAEHLLRATVVYLPSLPLAHGRLLCALELLTTSEAPAALLSPAAHPRHGWAEVDVTPYLVLGNGSAVSLVLQHVCVRAGRAGGRDAPVAPSHPFLLLYLNDTQAGLAPPAAEPHRHRRDTGTLAHDLPSYLREQGGEKSDCSLRPFPVSFAQLGWDHWIIAPHRYNPRYCKGACPRLLRYDYHAPNHAVVQSFVHQLVDANVPRPSCVPYRYSPISVLMIERDGGILYKEYENMIAESCTCR